From one Cryptosporangium minutisporangium genomic stretch:
- a CDS encoding citryl-CoA lyase, which yields MTAESVRQEVADWWATGVSRIEPGVVELRGRPVQELIGSLSFPGMIWLLVRGDLPTPGQAALLEAALVASVDHGPQAPSIAAARMAATCGIGLNNAMATGVNLLGDVHGGAGEQCVELLTDVVAFDGALEEAAAATVAAWRSRSRYLPGFGHRFHPVDPRRDPLLALVDAAVDEGVVEGRHAAAARAVETELNRGRARPVPMNIDGATAVIYAELGFPAPLARGLFVLSRSVGILAHAWEESRSGQRNKGPIPRSILPSYHPAP from the coding sequence GTGACCGCGGAGTCGGTCCGGCAGGAGGTCGCCGACTGGTGGGCGACCGGCGTCTCCCGGATCGAGCCCGGCGTCGTCGAACTCCGCGGCCGCCCGGTGCAGGAGCTGATCGGCTCGCTGAGTTTCCCCGGCATGATCTGGTTGCTGGTGCGCGGTGATCTGCCGACACCCGGCCAGGCGGCGCTGCTGGAGGCCGCGCTGGTGGCCTCCGTCGACCACGGGCCGCAGGCCCCGTCGATCGCCGCCGCTCGGATGGCGGCCACCTGCGGTATCGGCTTGAACAACGCGATGGCCACCGGTGTCAACCTGCTCGGCGACGTCCACGGCGGCGCCGGCGAGCAGTGCGTCGAGCTGCTGACCGACGTGGTGGCGTTCGACGGCGCCCTCGAGGAAGCCGCCGCGGCCACGGTCGCCGCCTGGCGGTCGCGGTCGCGCTACCTACCGGGCTTCGGCCACCGGTTCCACCCGGTCGATCCCCGGCGGGATCCGCTGCTCGCGCTGGTCGACGCCGCGGTGGACGAGGGAGTGGTCGAGGGTCGGCACGCCGCGGCGGCGCGGGCCGTGGAGACCGAGCTGAATCGCGGCCGTGCGCGGCCGGTCCCGATGAACATCGACGGCGCCACCGCCGTGATCTACGCCGAGCTCGGGTTCCCCGCGCCGCTGGCCCGCGGGTTGTTCGTGCTCAGCCGCAGCGTCGGGATCCTCGCCCACGCCTGGGAGGAGAGCCGGAGCGGGCAGCGCAACAAGGGACCGATCCCCCGCTCCATCCTCCCCAGCTACCACCCGGCGCCCTGA
- a CDS encoding RNA polymerase sigma factor, with product MDEAQLRSLTPSVLGILVRRGADFAAAEDAVQDALVEAVRSWPADPPRDPKGWLVTRAWRRFLDAARADAARRRREELVDEEPMPGPTPPVDDTLQLYFLCAHPSLTPSSAVALTLRAVGGLTTRQIAQAYLVPEATMAQRISRAKRTVSGVRFDQPGDVATVLRVLYLIFNEGYSGDVDLAAEAIRLTRQLAAAIDHPEVAGLLALMLLHHARRATRLTPDGSLVPLAEQDRSRWDTESIAEGVEILQAALARDRLGEFQAQAAIAALHADAPTTEETDWVQIVEWYDELARLTDSPVVRLNRAVAVGEADGPRAGLAALATLDPALPRHAAVAAYLHERDGDLVTAARLYAEAGRKAANLAERAHLTRQAARLNAHRAEH from the coding sequence ATCGACGAGGCGCAGCTCCGGAGCCTCACGCCGAGCGTCCTCGGCATCCTCGTCCGCCGCGGAGCTGACTTCGCGGCGGCCGAGGACGCCGTGCAGGACGCGCTGGTCGAGGCGGTCCGCAGCTGGCCGGCGGACCCGCCACGGGACCCGAAGGGCTGGCTGGTCACCAGGGCCTGGCGCCGGTTCCTCGACGCGGCACGGGCGGACGCCGCCCGCCGCCGGCGCGAGGAACTCGTCGACGAGGAGCCGATGCCGGGCCCCACGCCTCCGGTGGACGACACGCTCCAGCTCTACTTCCTCTGCGCCCACCCGTCGCTGACGCCGTCGTCCGCCGTCGCGCTGACGCTCCGCGCCGTCGGCGGGCTCACCACCCGGCAGATCGCCCAGGCCTACCTGGTGCCCGAGGCGACCATGGCGCAGCGCATCAGCCGAGCCAAGCGCACCGTCTCCGGCGTGCGGTTCGACCAGCCCGGCGACGTCGCCACCGTGCTGCGGGTCCTCTACCTGATCTTCAACGAGGGCTACTCCGGCGACGTCGACCTCGCCGCCGAGGCCATCCGGCTCACCCGGCAGCTCGCGGCCGCGATCGACCACCCGGAGGTGGCGGGGCTGCTCGCCCTCATGCTGCTCCACCACGCGCGACGCGCCACCCGGCTCACGCCCGACGGCAGCCTGGTACCGCTCGCCGAGCAGGACCGCAGCCGCTGGGACACCGAGTCGATCGCCGAGGGTGTCGAGATCCTGCAGGCGGCCCTCGCCCGCGACCGGCTGGGCGAGTTCCAGGCCCAAGCCGCCATCGCGGCCCTCCACGCCGACGCGCCCACCACCGAGGAGACCGACTGGGTGCAGATCGTCGAGTGGTACGACGAGCTCGCACGCCTCACCGACAGCCCGGTCGTCCGGCTCAACCGGGCGGTGGCGGTCGGAGAGGCCGACGGACCGCGGGCCGGGCTGGCGGCGCTCGCGACGCTGGACCCCGCGCTGCCCCGCCACGCGGCCGTGGCGGCGTACCTCCACGAACGCGACGGCGATTTGGTGACGGCGGCGCGGTTGTACGCCGAGGCGGGCCGGAAAGCCGCCAACCTCGCCGAGCGCGCCCACCTGACGCGTCAGGCGGCCCGGCTCAACGCGCACCGCGCAGAGCACTGA
- a CDS encoding sigma-70 family RNA polymerase sigma factor, producing MQTRTTVAGMSQFETETEPFRRELLAHCYRMLGSVAEAEDTVQETYLRAWRAFDHFEGRSSVRTWLYRIATNACLTALEHRRRRALPSHLGGPSADPSAAARADDSVSWLEPMPDALVKPLSGDPAEVVVARQSLRLALVASLQHLPARQRAVLLLRDVLAFPAAEVAEILTTTVPAVKSYLQRARAKLDDVAPAEEDFQEPADPRQRVLLDRYVRAIETVDVQALRELLHEDLVLEATPGRTWHAGVSVCLPFLQRQVLDAGRWRMLATAANGQPAAISYLRDDTGSYRAFGVIVLTTTATAISRINAFGDADLVAAFGFPQVLPTEEEDDVAEPTC from the coding sequence GTGCAGACGAGGACCACCGTGGCGGGGATGAGCCAGTTCGAGACCGAGACCGAGCCGTTCCGGCGCGAGTTGCTGGCGCACTGCTATCGCATGCTCGGCTCCGTCGCCGAGGCGGAGGACACGGTCCAGGAGACCTACCTGCGGGCGTGGCGGGCGTTCGACCATTTCGAGGGCCGCTCGTCGGTGCGCACGTGGCTGTACCGGATCGCCACCAACGCGTGCCTCACCGCCCTGGAACACCGGCGGCGGCGAGCGCTCCCGTCCCACCTGGGCGGGCCGAGCGCGGACCCGTCCGCGGCCGCCCGGGCCGACGACTCGGTGTCCTGGCTCGAGCCGATGCCGGACGCCCTGGTCAAACCGCTCTCCGGCGACCCGGCCGAGGTCGTGGTGGCGCGGCAGAGCCTGCGGCTGGCGCTGGTGGCGAGCCTGCAGCATCTGCCCGCCCGGCAACGGGCGGTGCTCCTGCTGCGCGACGTACTGGCGTTCCCCGCCGCGGAGGTCGCCGAGATCCTCACGACCACGGTCCCGGCGGTGAAGAGCTACCTCCAGCGCGCCCGCGCGAAGCTCGATGACGTCGCGCCCGCCGAGGAGGACTTCCAGGAGCCGGCGGACCCCCGTCAGCGCGTCCTCCTCGATCGGTACGTGCGGGCGATCGAGACCGTGGACGTGCAGGCGCTGCGGGAGCTGCTCCACGAAGACCTGGTCCTGGAGGCGACGCCCGGCCGTACCTGGCACGCCGGGGTCTCGGTGTGCCTGCCCTTCCTCCAGCGGCAGGTGCTCGACGCCGGCCGGTGGCGGATGCTCGCCACCGCGGCCAACGGACAGCCGGCCGCGATCAGCTATCTGCGGGACGACACCGGCTCGTACCGCGCGTTCGGAGTCATCGTCCTCACCACGACAGCCACCGCGATCAGCCGGATCAACGCGTTCGGTGACGCCGACCTGGTCGCGGCGTTCGGGTTCCCCCAGGTCCTGCCGACCGAGGAGGAGGACGACGTCGCGGAACCCACCTGCTGA
- a CDS encoding IclR family transcriptional regulator, whose protein sequence is MSAATTDGPASADATGVRSVQRAMEILSLLTEDRPVVTIRDITDGTGLAKTTVIRLVQTLEQTGLLWATAGGYLAGPALWRWAHLARSSWEMPPELTRAMNDLSARHRETVNLYGARDLTRICLAQQESPQALRHVVRIGDELPLWGGASAKVLLRDADDKRLRRIVQASPDGEAHLSTLRAWIAEAAERGYAVSHGEREAGLSAVAVPIEGRSGGVVAALTLSGPTVRFGDEQVDVYARDLVDVARQLSERGFDHPLGA, encoded by the coding sequence GTGAGTGCGGCAACCACAGACGGCCCGGCTAGCGCCGATGCCACCGGCGTGCGCAGCGTCCAGCGGGCGATGGAGATCCTGTCCCTGCTGACCGAGGACCGGCCGGTGGTGACCATCCGCGACATCACCGACGGAACGGGCCTGGCGAAGACCACGGTCATCCGGCTGGTGCAGACGCTGGAGCAGACCGGGCTGCTCTGGGCCACCGCCGGCGGCTACCTCGCCGGTCCCGCGCTGTGGCGCTGGGCCCACCTGGCCCGGAGCAGCTGGGAGATGCCTCCGGAGCTGACCCGCGCGATGAACGACCTGTCCGCCCGACACCGCGAGACGGTGAACCTCTACGGGGCCCGCGACCTGACCCGGATCTGCCTCGCCCAGCAGGAGAGCCCGCAGGCGTTGCGCCACGTGGTCCGGATCGGGGACGAGTTGCCGCTCTGGGGCGGCGCCTCGGCGAAGGTGCTGCTCCGGGACGCCGACGACAAGCGTCTGCGGCGGATCGTCCAGGCCTCCCCCGACGGGGAGGCGCACCTGTCCACCCTGCGCGCGTGGATCGCGGAGGCCGCGGAACGCGGGTACGCGGTCAGCCACGGCGAGCGCGAGGCCGGTCTCTCCGCGGTGGCGGTGCCGATCGAGGGCCGATCGGGTGGGGTGGTCGCCGCCCTGACGCTCAGCGGTCCGACCGTGCGGTTCGGCGACGAGCAGGTCGACGTCTACGCGCGCGATCTCGTCGACGTCGCCCGGCAGCTCTCGGAGCGGGGCTTCGACCACCCGCTGGGCGCGTAG
- a CDS encoding YciI family protein, producing the protein MAKYLLLKHYRGGPAPVNDVPMDQWTPEEISAHVQYMSDFAGRLETTGEFVDGQALAPEGTFVRSDGEGRPPITDGPFAETKDLIAGWYIIDVSSYERALELAGELSAAPGAGGKPIHEWLELRPLLTVPPTITE; encoded by the coding sequence ATGGCTAAGTACCTGCTGCTCAAGCACTACCGCGGCGGCCCGGCTCCGGTCAACGACGTGCCGATGGACCAGTGGACGCCGGAGGAGATCTCCGCCCACGTGCAGTACATGAGTGACTTCGCGGGCCGGCTCGAGACGACAGGGGAGTTCGTCGACGGCCAGGCGCTCGCCCCCGAGGGCACGTTCGTCCGGTCCGACGGGGAGGGGCGCCCGCCGATCACCGACGGTCCGTTCGCCGAGACCAAGGACCTCATCGCCGGCTGGTACATCATCGACGTCAGTAGTTACGAGCGCGCGCTCGAGCTGGCCGGGGAGCTCTCGGCCGCTCCCGGGGCGGGCGGGAAGCCGATCCACGAGTGGCTGGAGCTGCGTCCGCTCTTGACCGTGCCGCCGACGATTACGGAGTGA
- a CDS encoding dihydrofolate reductase family protein, with product MRNLIVGCLLTLDGVHEAPRNWAGPFFDAAAAQESLEQLNRSDAMLMGRNTYEYFASAWPYESGPYPDRVNAIRKYVFSSTLQRAEWNNAVLIDEDPVSAVRRLKREGDGDLVIYGFGRLSHALLARDLVDEVRLTIYPVLQGGGETMPRLGGVPTRLSLVSVERSESGVVSLDYRKPGSGTRTTEREAPRT from the coding sequence ATGCGCAATCTCATCGTCGGATGCCTGCTGACGCTGGACGGCGTGCACGAGGCGCCGCGGAACTGGGCCGGCCCCTTCTTCGACGCCGCCGCCGCGCAGGAATCCCTGGAGCAGCTGAACCGCAGCGACGCCATGCTCATGGGTCGGAACACGTACGAGTACTTCGCCTCGGCGTGGCCGTACGAGTCCGGGCCCTACCCCGACCGCGTCAACGCGATCCGCAAGTACGTCTTCTCGTCGACTCTGCAGCGCGCCGAGTGGAACAACGCGGTCCTGATCGACGAGGACCCGGTCTCGGCGGTCCGCCGGCTCAAGCGCGAGGGGGACGGCGACCTCGTCATCTACGGGTTCGGCCGACTGTCCCACGCGCTCCTCGCCCGCGACCTGGTGGACGAAGTGCGGCTGACGATCTACCCGGTTCTGCAGGGCGGCGGCGAGACGATGCCGCGACTCGGCGGCGTCCCCACCCGGCTGTCGCTGGTCTCCGTGGAGCGCAGTGAGTCCGGGGTCGTCTCTCTCGACTACCGCAAACCCGGCAGCGGGACACGAACCACCGAGCGAGAGGCGCCGCGGACGTGA
- a CDS encoding alpha/beta fold hydrolase — translation MSEFEFLAEEAAEVGAPAALPTVRRVDAATPAGTVSALLWGESPGITLLHGGGLNAHTWDATILALGRSALAVDLPGHGDSAWRDDFDYGPRANAAAVAAVLDAHAPGARQTLVGQSLGGVTALALAQARPDLVERLVLVDVSPGLRPEDAAPVTTFLSGPLEFGSREEIVELALAAGLGSSRRALARGVVLNTRVRDDGVVVFKHHLASPPPGARFDVDFRDLWPAVEEATVPVLLVRGTQGFLGPGAVEEFRSRVPRAEIVEIDAGHNVQEQQPAALAAALAGFLAGSPVDR, via the coding sequence GTGAGCGAGTTCGAATTCCTCGCCGAAGAGGCTGCGGAGGTGGGTGCGCCGGCCGCGCTCCCCACCGTGCGCCGCGTCGACGCCGCGACGCCGGCCGGCACGGTCAGCGCGCTGCTCTGGGGCGAGTCCCCCGGGATCACGCTGCTGCACGGCGGTGGCTTGAACGCCCACACCTGGGACGCGACGATCCTCGCGCTCGGCCGGTCCGCGCTCGCCGTGGACCTCCCCGGGCACGGCGACTCCGCCTGGCGGGACGACTTCGACTACGGGCCCCGCGCGAACGCCGCCGCCGTGGCGGCCGTGCTCGACGCGCACGCGCCGGGCGCCCGGCAGACCCTCGTCGGCCAGTCGCTCGGCGGCGTCACCGCGCTCGCGCTCGCGCAGGCCCGCCCGGACCTGGTCGAGCGTCTGGTCCTCGTCGACGTCAGCCCCGGCCTGCGCCCCGAGGACGCCGCGCCGGTGACGACCTTCCTCTCCGGACCGTTGGAGTTCGGATCCCGCGAGGAGATCGTCGAGCTGGCCCTCGCCGCCGGCCTCGGCTCCTCGCGGCGTGCGCTCGCCCGGGGCGTCGTCCTCAACACCCGCGTGCGCGACGACGGCGTGGTCGTGTTCAAGCACCACCTCGCCAGCCCGCCACCCGGCGCGAGGTTCGACGTCGACTTCCGCGACCTCTGGCCGGCGGTGGAGGAGGCGACGGTCCCGGTCCTCCTGGTCCGCGGTACGCAGGGCTTCCTGGGCCCGGGCGCGGTCGAGGAGTTCCGGTCCCGGGTCCCCCGCGCCGAGATCGTCGAGATCGACGCCGGCCACAACGTCCAGGAGCAGCAGCCCGCCGCTCTGGCCGCGGCGCTCGCCGGCTTCCTCGCCGGGTCCCCGGTCGACCGCTGA
- a CDS encoding CoA transferase yields the protein MQGRPLDGIRVLDLTNVLAGPYCSYHLMLLGAEVVKVETPGRGDLARHLGPDATLNRAGVGASFLAQNAGKKSIELNLKDDADQHTFEQLVTGADVLLENFRAGVLARMGFPWARLRSLNPALVYCAISGFGQTGPMSQAPAYDQIVQGLAGMMSITGTPETAPLRVGFPIADTVGGLMAALSITAALAARARTGEGTFLDVSMLEASLSSMGWAVSNYLVSGVPPEPMGDQNATAAPSGTFDAADGPLNIAANRQEQFETLCRLVGREDLLLDQRFAEREARKAHRESLNAELNAALRARTAREWEKILPAAGVPAARILTVPQAVEVEQLAHRGFLTEVPFPGDEQRTVRMTGNGVLVDGEPLTPTGPAPLLGADTARIPELLAAWGARTAEATS from the coding sequence ATGCAGGGACGACCGCTGGACGGCATTCGCGTCCTCGACCTCACGAACGTGCTCGCCGGGCCCTACTGCAGCTACCACCTGATGCTGCTGGGGGCGGAGGTCGTCAAGGTCGAGACGCCGGGCCGCGGGGACCTGGCCCGCCATCTGGGTCCGGACGCCACGCTCAACCGGGCCGGCGTCGGCGCGTCGTTCCTGGCGCAGAACGCGGGCAAGAAGTCGATCGAGCTGAACCTCAAGGACGACGCGGACCAGCACACCTTCGAGCAGCTGGTCACCGGCGCCGACGTCCTCCTGGAGAACTTTCGCGCCGGGGTCCTGGCCCGGATGGGGTTCCCCTGGGCGCGCCTCCGCTCGCTCAACCCCGCCCTCGTCTACTGCGCGATCAGCGGCTTCGGCCAGACCGGACCGATGAGCCAGGCACCGGCCTACGACCAGATCGTCCAAGGACTCGCCGGGATGATGAGCATCACCGGCACACCGGAGACCGCGCCGCTGCGGGTGGGTTTCCCGATCGCCGACACCGTCGGGGGCCTGATGGCGGCCCTGAGCATCACCGCGGCGCTCGCGGCCAGGGCGCGGACCGGGGAGGGCACGTTCCTCGACGTGTCGATGTTGGAGGCGTCGTTGTCGTCGATGGGCTGGGCGGTCTCCAACTACCTCGTCAGCGGCGTCCCCCCGGAACCGATGGGCGACCAGAACGCGACCGCGGCCCCGTCGGGGACGTTCGACGCCGCCGACGGACCACTCAACATCGCCGCGAATCGCCAGGAGCAGTTCGAGACGCTGTGCCGCCTCGTCGGTCGGGAAGACCTGCTACTCGACCAGCGGTTCGCCGAGCGGGAGGCGCGGAAGGCCCACCGGGAGTCGCTGAACGCGGAACTCAACGCGGCGCTGCGGGCGCGCACCGCCCGGGAGTGGGAGAAGATCCTCCCGGCGGCCGGGGTACCCGCGGCACGCATCCTCACCGTGCCGCAGGCGGTCGAGGTCGAGCAGCTCGCGCACCGCGGATTTCTCACCGAAGTCCCGTTCCCCGGCGACGAGCAGCGCACCGTGCGGATGACCGGCAACGGCGTGCTCGTCGACGGGGAGCCGTTGACGCCCACCGGGCCCGCGCCGCTCCTCGGGGCCGACACCGCACGGATTCCCGAACTGCTGGCGGCGTGGGGCGCCCGCACCGCGGAGGCCACGTCGTGA
- a CDS encoding acyl-CoA synthetase: MISFNLSQVFQSVSDAIPDTEAVVWRDRRLTYRAINERADGLAHYLAGRGLGARRERAELRGHESGQDHVGLYLRNCPEYVEAMVGGFRARLAPFNVNYRYVAEELLYLLSDAHARALVYHAEFAPCLQTIRDQLPELEVLIQVADESGNDLLDGAVAYESIIETPPPPAGMPTPTGDDLLVLYTGGTTGMPKGVLWRQDDIYVAAMGGTPFGAPEPFASYAEIAAAATANPGSQRLLMIPPFIHGAAQWSAFYTFTNGGTIVLLDDVHHFDAAQALRLIVSERVVGIPVLGDAVVLPIVEEIERAIAAGEPYDLSGFAAVSNGGAPLSPGMRERLLRALPHVLLLDAAGSSETGIQMSALSASGAMTEAGVFDAQEQTAVVDDTLSRVLAPGEGQGWLGRRGRIPLGYLGDPDKTARTFPVVDGVRWALPGDRVELLADGRIRLLGRDSATINTGGEKVFAEEVERAMLAHPAVRDVIVTGRPSDRWGSEVVAIVELNPDVDATDDDLIAASARHIARYKLPKIIVRVPEIARSPSGKADYRWAAEQARKATS, translated from the coding sequence GTGATCAGCTTCAACCTGTCCCAGGTCTTCCAATCGGTCTCCGACGCCATTCCGGACACCGAAGCCGTGGTCTGGCGGGATCGCCGCCTCACCTACCGTGCGATCAACGAGCGGGCCGACGGGCTCGCGCATTACCTGGCCGGCCGAGGGCTGGGAGCGCGGCGGGAACGCGCGGAACTCCGCGGCCACGAGTCGGGCCAGGACCACGTGGGCCTCTACCTCCGCAACTGTCCCGAGTACGTCGAAGCGATGGTCGGGGGCTTCCGCGCCCGCCTGGCGCCGTTCAACGTCAACTACCGGTACGTGGCCGAGGAGCTGCTGTACCTGCTCTCGGACGCCCACGCTCGCGCGCTCGTCTACCACGCCGAGTTCGCTCCGTGCCTCCAGACGATCCGGGATCAGTTACCCGAGCTCGAGGTCCTGATCCAGGTCGCCGACGAGAGCGGCAACGACCTCCTCGACGGCGCCGTCGCCTACGAGTCGATCATCGAGACCCCGCCGCCGCCCGCCGGGATGCCGACGCCCACCGGCGACGACCTGCTCGTCCTCTACACCGGCGGAACGACCGGGATGCCGAAGGGCGTGCTGTGGCGGCAGGACGACATCTACGTCGCCGCGATGGGTGGTACGCCGTTCGGCGCGCCGGAGCCGTTCGCCTCCTACGCGGAGATCGCCGCCGCGGCCACGGCCAACCCGGGAAGCCAGCGGTTGCTGATGATCCCGCCGTTCATCCACGGCGCCGCGCAGTGGAGCGCGTTCTACACGTTCACGAACGGCGGCACGATCGTCCTGCTGGACGACGTCCACCACTTCGACGCCGCGCAGGCACTGCGTTTGATAGTCAGCGAGCGGGTCGTGGGAATTCCGGTTCTCGGTGACGCGGTGGTGCTCCCGATCGTCGAGGAGATCGAGCGCGCGATCGCCGCCGGCGAGCCGTACGACCTGTCCGGTTTCGCGGCGGTGTCGAACGGAGGCGCGCCGCTCTCGCCCGGAATGCGGGAGCGGCTGCTCCGCGCCCTGCCGCACGTGCTCTTGCTGGACGCCGCCGGGTCGTCGGAGACCGGGATCCAGATGAGCGCGCTGTCGGCGAGCGGGGCGATGACCGAGGCCGGTGTGTTCGACGCGCAGGAGCAGACGGCGGTCGTCGACGACACGCTCTCCCGCGTCCTCGCGCCGGGGGAGGGCCAAGGCTGGTTGGGTCGGCGGGGCCGCATCCCGCTCGGCTACCTGGGCGATCCGGACAAGACGGCCCGCACCTTCCCGGTCGTCGACGGCGTGCGCTGGGCACTGCCCGGCGACCGCGTCGAGCTCCTCGCCGACGGTCGCATCCGGCTGCTCGGCCGGGACAGCGCCACGATCAACACCGGCGGCGAGAAGGTGTTCGCCGAGGAGGTCGAGCGCGCGATGCTGGCCCACCCCGCGGTCCGCGACGTGATCGTCACCGGCCGGCCGTCGGACCGGTGGGGGAGCGAGGTGGTCGCGATCGTCGAGCTGAACCCGGACGTCGACGCCACCGACGACGACTTGATCGCGGCGAGCGCGCGTCACATCGCCCGCTACAAACTGCCGAAGATCATCGTCCGCGTTCCGGAGATCGCCAGGTCGCCGTCGGGGAAAGCCGACTACCGGTGGGCGGCCGAGCAGGCCAGGAAGGCCACCTCCTGA